The Thioalkalivibrio thiocyanodenitrificans ARhD 1 genome window below encodes:
- a CDS encoding tetratricopeptide repeat protein: MTMIEKFQSMLDAGQDNAMLRFSLGNALLAEDRAAEAVPHLRAALGHDPRYSAAWTLLGKALAQCGEHQAAVEALDEGIAVAEARGDKQASKEMQVFRRRSLKQLGGADG; this comes from the coding sequence ATGACCATGATCGAGAAATTCCAATCCATGCTCGATGCCGGGCAGGACAATGCAATGCTCCGATTTTCCCTGGGCAACGCGCTGCTGGCCGAGGACCGGGCCGCCGAGGCGGTGCCCCACCTGCGCGCGGCCCTGGGTCACGATCCCAGGTACTCGGCGGCCTGGACGTTGCTGGGCAAGGCACTGGCACAATGCGGCGAACATCAGGCCGCCGTGGAGGCCCTGGATGAGGGGATCGCCGTGGCCGAGGCCCGGGGCGACAAGCAGGCATCCAAGGAGATGCAGGTCTTCCGGCGGCGCTCGCTGAAGCAGCTGGGCGGTGCCGATGGCTGA
- a CDS encoding class I SAM-dependent methyltransferase, which yields MTDTLRDKWDARYQDADVARATPCRVLAEFGHLLPAAGRALDVAAGLGGNAQMLAGLGLETQAWDISPVAVDKLNRHAHTRGLPLAASVRDVENAPPEKGTFDVIVVSYFLDRTLAPALREALRPGGLLFYETFTREKVDDAGPSNPDFLLAPNELLHLFSPLRLLAYREEGVVGDVGRGLRNVAYLVSVREG from the coding sequence ATGACCGACACATTGCGCGACAAATGGGATGCCCGTTACCAGGACGCGGACGTGGCGCGGGCCACACCCTGCCGGGTGCTGGCGGAATTCGGGCATCTGCTGCCCGCCGCCGGACGCGCGCTGGACGTGGCCGCCGGGCTCGGGGGCAACGCGCAGATGCTGGCCGGTCTGGGACTCGAAACGCAGGCCTGGGACATCTCGCCGGTGGCCGTGGACAAGCTCAACCGGCACGCGCACACGCGCGGGCTGCCGCTGGCCGCGTCGGTCCGGGACGTGGAGAACGCTCCGCCCGAAAAGGGTACCTTCGACGTGATCGTGGTGTCCTATTTCCTCGACAGGACCCTGGCCCCCGCGCTCCGCGAGGCCCTGCGGCCCGGGGGCCTGCTGTTCTACGAAACCTTTACCCGCGAGAAGGTGGACGATGCGGGGCCGTCCAATCCGGACTTCCTGCTCGCCCCCAACGAACTCCTGCACCTGTTCTCGCCCCTGCGCCTGCTGGCCTACCGTGAGGAGGGCGTGGTGGGCGATGTCGGCCGCGGCCTGCGCAACGTGGCGTACCTGGTCAGTGTACGAGAGGGGTAA